Within Populus trichocarpa isolate Nisqually-1 chromosome 6, P.trichocarpa_v4.1, whole genome shotgun sequence, the genomic segment aataaaaaaaaacttatttaaaataaaggcccattatatcaaaatctataaaaaataactcaactAAATgctcattaatttaaatttatatgattttaacaAATGTAAAACCAATCCGAACAATCAGTTTAgttcttttatttgatttgatctggttcacattttttaaaaagaaaaaaaaaatccaatcagttagaattgtttttttttatcaaaaccaaaCATGTTCATCCATGCAGAACTGTGTTAGATCACATGGTGAACTGGGACTCCAAAATCATGTTGACTCCAAGAATAGAATAGTGGATAAAGGCAGACAAAATTGAAGGGGCTGCAAATGCGAGTGCCATTCCCCATTCTTTGACCACagctaccaaaaaaaaaagaaaaaaaaagatcagcATCATAACAACAgatcaagttttaattaaatagatcCTAAACCGCAGATAAATCCAAGATCTTCCTTCGCTGTACAATCCACTGGAACAGCTGAAGTTTTCACACCCTTTTTGATAATACCACCTTTACTGCGACCGAAGCAAGTAGTTTTCTGCAGCTGCTGGTGAGATAACATGGCTGCCAAGGCAGTGTTGATATCAAATTCAGTCCAAGAAATGGCTCTCAACGGGGAAGAACCACCAGTGAAGTATTTCTGTAAAGGAAATGATGTTGGAGTCCTTGATGCTTCTGTTCCGTTAATCGATATTCCAGTTGTTGATCTTGGTCTCCTTACATCTCCATCAACCAGTGCACAAGAACTCGAGAAATTTCACTTAGCTGCCAGCTCATGGGGCTGCTTTCAGGTCCTTTCTTTTCTGAACTCACTCTTTATACCATGTCTATTTCAATATGATTTCAGCATCAGAAGGATAGTTGGAGTGTGAATAAGGAGTCACATAAGATAGCACAAGATTTGTAGGATATAATCGATACTGGTCAACTGGATTGATGAAGTGatattattctctaatttaCGTTATCTGGATTGAGTATTTTAGCCAAGCAAGTTTAGGTCTATCTGCGTTTCAGGTTTTTATCTGATAACAAGATTTAACAAAAAACTGGATAGTTATGAAGACAACCcggattttatatattttcttccatctaaattacatgcttcattgtgtaaataaataaaatcgaACCTGTAGAACTGGCTTGCTCTTACAGTCTTGCTTCATAATCAGAATTGATTAATTTCAATGTTTCAGGTAGTAAATCATGGGATGACAAGTTCCTTTTTAGACAAAATTCGTGATGTAAGCAAGCGATTCTTCGCATTGTCGATGGAAGATAAGCAGAAATACTCCAGAGAAGCTGACAGCATTGAAGGGTATGGAAATGACATGATTCTTTCAGACCACCAAACGATTGACTGGTCTGATCGATTGTATCTTACTATTAGCCCAGAAGACCAGAGAAAGATCAAATTTTGGCCCGAAAATCCTAAAGATTTTAGGTAATTGAATCACACTACTACCAAATTATTCACTGGATTTTCagtgttaaaagaaaaattgtcaTATCTACTGAGTTTCAGTACAATGAAGTTGGTAAAACTTACAGTTGATAATGAGGCAATTTCCATCCAATGCATGGTTAAGACTTTGAGCTAACTTTGTTCCTAACCATTGCTGCAGGGAAACCCTAAATGAATACACCATGAAGTTACAAGAGATAAATGAAATTCTCCTTAGAGCCATGGCAATGTCATTGAATTTGGAGGAAAGCAGCTTTTTAGACCAGTATGGAGAACGACCACTTGTGGCTGCAAGGTTTAACTTCTATCCTCCATGTCCAAGGCCAGATCGAATTCTTGGCGTTAAGCCACATGCAGATGCATCGGCAATTACCTTCCTCTTGCAGGACAAAGAAGTGGAAGGTCTGCAATTCCTGAAAGACAACCAGTGGTTTAGAGTTCCCATCATTCCACATGCTCTTCTAATCAATGTCGGAGATCAAGTAGAGGTAAATTCTATTACTTTTAAGagcttatttttcttgttagcAGGAGCGAATGGCATTACACTGTAAACTCTCTCCCCAAATTCAGCTTTAATTATTCATATTTCACTTCACAAGATATAGGCAACAAATCTCCATTACAGAATAGGTTTAGCTTGtgcttaaaatatttcaagCAATTGAACCTATAATATAAGTTCACAATTGACAGACTTACATAACTGGTATGCAATGATACACACAGATAATGAGCAATGGAATATTCAAGAGCCCTGTTCACAGGGTGGTGACAAACACAGAAAAGGAGAGGAACACTCTGGCTGTGTTCTGCATTCCCGACTCAGATAAAGAGATCAAACCGGCAGATGGGCTTATCAGTGAAACGAGGCCAAGTTTATACAAGAAGGTGAAAGATTATGTTAGTATCTACTTTCAATACTACCAGCAAGGGAAGAGGCCAATAGAAGCAGtgaagatttaaatttttttcatatgtaatAACAGAACCTTTGTGGTGTAACAATAGACATGGGAAAAACCATAGCAATCCGTGACTATTTGTGGTGCCG encodes:
- the LOC18099901 gene encoding protein SRG1 isoform X2 gives rise to the protein MAAKAVLISNSVQEMALNGEEPPVKYFCKGNDVGVLDASVPLIDIPVVDLGLLTSPSTSAQELEKFHLAASSWGCFQVVNHGMTSSFLDKIRDVSKRFFALSMEDKQKYSREADSIEGYGNDMILSDHQTIDWSDRLYLTISPEDQRKIKFWPENPKDFRETLNEYTMKLQEINEILLRAMAMSLNLEESSFLDQYGERPLVAARFNFYPPCPRPDRILGVKPHADASAITFLLQDKEVEGLQFLKDNQWFRVPIIPHALLINVGDQVEISLAHRDDGCKPDKKLHSNNVEDKMKKNK
- the LOC18099901 gene encoding protein SRG1 isoform X1; this encodes MAAKAVLISNSVQEMALNGEEPPVKYFCKGNDVGVLDASVPLIDIPVVDLGLLTSPSTSAQELEKFHLAASSWGCFQVVNHGMTSSFLDKIRDVSKRFFALSMEDKQKYSREADSIEGYGNDMILSDHQTIDWSDRLYLTISPEDQRKIKFWPENPKDFRETLNEYTMKLQEINEILLRAMAMSLNLEESSFLDQYGERPLVAARFNFYPPCPRPDRILGVKPHADASAITFLLQDKEVEGLQFLKDNQWFRVPIIPHALLINVGDQVEIMSNGIFKSPVHRVVTNTEKERNTLAVFCIPDSDKEIKPADGLISETRPSLYKKVKDYVSIYFQYYQQGKRPIEAVKI